Proteins from a single region of Polynucleobacter sp. KF022:
- a CDS encoding LysR family transcriptional regulator, with the protein MANTYNYRHLYYFWVVAKEGSMSKAAERLDMAIQTISAQVHELEKSLGYMLFKPAGRGIALTESGFAALEIADQIFSIGEKLPEAVRDAAKSPRTKITVGVSDGLPKFVTRQMLEPILKHKDVQLIAHEGEFDDLLADLALHRLDIVLADRPAPNNKNLNVYSEELTKSVIAWYAPKQLSKKAKANFPDCLKDLPVLLPTAHSTVRPLIDQWLKKHDILPNIVGEFEDSALLKTFAASGLGVFPAGKLIEKELKDTYGIELLGSCDDIYEYFYAIRSEKKIQHPLVQAIIKQ; encoded by the coding sequence ATGGCCAATACCTATAATTACCGTCACCTCTACTACTTCTGGGTGGTCGCCAAAGAGGGCAGCATGTCTAAAGCGGCAGAGCGCCTGGATATGGCTATTCAAACTATTAGCGCCCAAGTGCATGAATTAGAGAAATCACTGGGCTACATGCTATTTAAACCTGCTGGGCGAGGGATTGCCCTCACAGAATCCGGGTTTGCAGCCCTAGAAATTGCCGATCAAATTTTCTCTATCGGAGAGAAGCTACCTGAAGCAGTTCGTGATGCAGCTAAATCCCCTAGAACCAAAATTACTGTTGGTGTTTCTGATGGCCTTCCCAAATTTGTTACCAGACAGATGCTAGAACCTATCTTGAAACACAAAGATGTTCAATTGATTGCTCATGAAGGTGAATTTGATGATTTGTTGGCTGACCTTGCATTACATCGATTAGATATCGTCTTGGCCGACCGTCCTGCGCCAAATAATAAAAATCTCAACGTCTACAGTGAAGAGTTAACAAAAAGTGTTATTGCTTGGTATGCCCCTAAGCAACTCTCCAAGAAGGCAAAAGCGAATTTTCCTGATTGCTTAAAAGATCTGCCCGTTCTGTTACCTACAGCACACTCCACGGTACGTCCACTCATTGATCAGTGGCTAAAAAAGCATGACATCCTTCCTAATATTGTGGGAGAGTTTGAGGATAGTGCCCTACTCAAGACCTTTGCAGCTAGTGGGCTAGGCGTCTTTCCTGCGGGCAAGTTAATTGAGAAAGAGCTTAAGGATACCTACGGCATTGAACTCCTGGGTAGTTGTGATGACATATATGAATACTTTTATGCCATTCGCTCAGAAAAGAAAATTCAGCACCCTCTTGTTCAGGCCATCATTAAGCAATAA
- a CDS encoding CusA/CzcA family heavy metal efflux RND transporter: MIERIVRLSLQQRLLVVIIAIVLLVAGLLATKRLSVDAFPDVTNVQVQVAAEAPGKSPEEVERFVTIPVELAMTGLPGLTEMRSLNRNGLSVITLVFTEKTDIYFARQLVTERLIEVASKMPVGITPVLAPPSTGLGEVYQYTLDHPSDRHRELSVDELSDRRAVQDWIVRPMLRSIPGVAEINTQGGYAREYQVLVNPERLRHYQISLHEVYQALARNNANSGGGQLPTYAERYLIRGLGLITKPEDIGKIILKEVKGIPVYVRNVAEVTIGSEIRQGAAIKNGYTESVAGIIQMIRGGNARDVVNRIKLKVEEINEGKLLPDGLQIVPFYDRTDLVNAAMFNVAKVLVEGVILVIILLFLFLGDVRSSLIVVATLLLTPLLTFLVMNRYGISANLMSLGGLAIAIGIMVDGSVVVVENTFAKLGERLKGGESKNRIILEAASEVGKPVLFGVGIIILVFMPLLSLEGMEGKMFAPMAITIAIALTISLILSFTLSPVLCSYILKGGGEDDTKIVKKMRAPYERWLHWCLANPKLVVKRAIIALGISMVGFVMLGKAFIPVMQEGSITPVIVRAPNISLDESIKLEFEAIKRIMTIPGVEMAVSRLGKGESPADPGQPNESDPIVTLKPLGDRDLSQEEIAQQIREKLKTLPGIELAISQPIAARVDEMVSGVRSQVAVKIFGDELPVLQKLGSQIGQILTKMKGSNDLRIEQASGQNYLNIKIDRDAIARYGINVSDVNEVIETAIGGKQASTIYEGERRFPLVLRYPSSYRNNIDSIENIILHSPDGAQVLMRDLAEVTLVEGPAQISRESGRRRLVVGVNVEGRDLGGFVKEAQELIAKNVELPQGYTLQWGGQFENMQRAMARLMIIIPLTVLAIFFLLFMLFKSIRLAGLIILVLPFASIGGVFGLFITGEYLSVPAAVGFINLWGIAVLNGVVLISFIKQLREDGYSMEDALLHGCGHRFRPVMMTASVAMLALVPMLFSGGPGSEVTRPLAAVVIAGLITSTALTLLVLPVLYRWFEDKEVEA; encoded by the coding sequence ATGATTGAAAGAATCGTTCGCCTCTCGTTACAGCAACGCTTATTGGTAGTCATTATTGCCATCGTATTACTCGTTGCTGGACTATTAGCCACCAAACGATTGTCCGTTGATGCATTTCCGGATGTCACCAATGTACAGGTTCAGGTGGCTGCTGAGGCGCCTGGAAAATCTCCAGAAGAAGTAGAGCGCTTTGTCACAATTCCAGTTGAATTAGCGATGACTGGTTTGCCAGGTTTAACAGAAATGCGTTCTTTAAACCGCAATGGCCTCTCTGTTATTACTTTGGTATTTACAGAAAAAACCGATATTTACTTTGCCCGTCAATTAGTAACAGAGCGACTGATTGAAGTGGCCTCCAAAATGCCGGTTGGGATTACGCCTGTATTGGCGCCGCCATCCACTGGTCTGGGTGAGGTTTATCAGTACACTTTAGATCACCCATCAGATCGTCATCGTGAGTTATCGGTGGATGAGCTTTCTGATCGGCGTGCTGTACAAGATTGGATTGTGCGTCCGATGCTCCGCTCTATTCCTGGGGTGGCTGAAATTAATACACAAGGTGGTTATGCCAGGGAATATCAAGTATTAGTGAATCCTGAGCGCTTACGCCATTATCAGATTAGTTTGCATGAGGTTTATCAAGCGCTTGCAAGAAATAACGCTAACTCTGGTGGTGGTCAGTTACCAACATATGCAGAGCGTTACCTCATTCGTGGTTTAGGTCTGATTACTAAGCCAGAAGATATTGGCAAGATTATTCTGAAAGAAGTGAAAGGTATTCCGGTATACGTGAGGAACGTGGCCGAAGTTACTATTGGCAGCGAGATTCGTCAGGGTGCCGCCATTAAGAATGGTTATACCGAAAGCGTTGCCGGCATTATCCAGATGATTCGTGGCGGTAATGCACGAGATGTAGTGAACCGCATCAAGCTCAAGGTTGAAGAAATTAACGAAGGTAAGCTGTTGCCGGATGGCTTGCAGATTGTGCCTTTTTACGACCGAACCGATTTAGTGAACGCCGCCATGTTTAACGTGGCAAAAGTGCTGGTTGAAGGTGTCATTCTGGTCATTATTTTGCTTTTCCTCTTCTTAGGGGATGTGCGCTCATCACTGATTGTGGTTGCCACACTATTACTAACGCCACTACTCACATTCTTGGTGATGAATCGCTATGGTATTTCAGCAAACTTGATGTCTTTGGGCGGTCTTGCCATCGCGATTGGCATTATGGTGGACGGCTCTGTCGTGGTTGTAGAGAACACGTTTGCCAAATTAGGTGAACGTCTCAAAGGTGGTGAATCCAAAAACAGGATCATCTTGGAAGCGGCATCTGAAGTTGGTAAACCAGTGCTCTTTGGTGTTGGCATCATTATTTTGGTCTTTATGCCGCTGCTCTCGCTTGAGGGTATGGAAGGCAAGATGTTTGCACCGATGGCGATTACGATTGCGATTGCCTTAACCATCTCTTTGATTCTGTCGTTCACACTGTCGCCAGTCCTGTGCTCCTATATTTTAAAGGGTGGTGGCGAGGACGATACGAAGATCGTCAAAAAAATGCGCGCACCATATGAGCGCTGGTTGCATTGGTGTTTGGCAAATCCTAAATTAGTAGTCAAACGCGCCATCATTGCGCTAGGTATTAGCATGGTTGGATTTGTAATGCTTGGTAAAGCATTTATTCCAGTGATGCAAGAAGGCTCCATTACCCCAGTGATTGTCCGTGCGCCGAATATTTCTTTGGACGAGTCTATTAAATTAGAGTTTGAGGCAATTAAACGCATCATGACCATACCTGGTGTAGAGATGGCGGTATCTCGACTGGGTAAAGGTGAATCGCCTGCAGATCCGGGCCAGCCAAATGAATCAGACCCAATCGTGACACTCAAACCTTTGGGTGACCGTGATCTGAGTCAGGAAGAAATTGCACAACAAATTCGTGAAAAACTCAAAACTTTACCCGGAATTGAGTTAGCAATTTCTCAGCCGATTGCGGCCAGGGTGGATGAGATGGTATCTGGTGTGCGATCACAGGTAGCAGTCAAAATCTTTGGTGATGAGCTGCCTGTCTTGCAAAAGCTGGGCTCGCAAATTGGTCAAATCTTGACCAAGATGAAAGGTAGTAACGATTTACGTATTGAGCAAGCCTCTGGTCAAAACTATCTCAACATCAAAATTGATCGTGATGCGATTGCACGCTATGGCATTAATGTTTCAGATGTGAATGAAGTGATTGAAACGGCAATTGGCGGTAAGCAGGCCAGCACTATTTACGAGGGAGAGCGTCGCTTCCCCTTGGTACTGCGCTATCCGAGTTCCTATAGAAATAATATAGATTCAATCGAAAATATTATTTTGCATTCACCTGACGGGGCGCAGGTATTGATGCGAGACTTAGCTGAAGTGACCTTGGTAGAGGGTCCGGCCCAAATCTCTCGCGAGTCCGGTAGACGTCGCCTTGTAGTGGGTGTGAACGTAGAGGGTCGTGACTTGGGTGGCTTTGTAAAAGAGGCTCAAGAGTTAATCGCAAAGAATGTGGAATTGCCCCAGGGTTATACCTTGCAATGGGGTGGTCAGTTTGAAAATATGCAAAGAGCGATGGCACGCCTCATGATCATCATTCCTTTGACGGTCTTGGCAATATTCTTCTTATTATTTATGTTGTTTAAGTCGATACGTTTGGCGGGCCTCATTATTTTGGTACTACCATTTGCATCGATTGGTGGTGTTTTTGGTTTGTTTATTACAGGCGAGTATTTATCAGTTCCGGCGGCGGTAGGATTTATTAATTTATGGGGCATCGCCGTGCTTAATGGCGTAGTCTTGATCTCCTTTATTAAGCAGCTGCGTGAAGACGGATACAGCATGGAAGATGCTTTGCTTCATGGTTGCGGTCATCGCTTTAGACCAGTCATGATGACGGCTTCAGTAGCAATGCTTGCGCTGGTTCCTATGCTGTTTTCTGGAGGCCCTGGTTCAGAGGTGACTCGACCCTTGGCGGCCGTGGTAATTGCGGGTTTAATTACCTCAACAGCCTTGACCTTATTGGTATTGCCTGTCCTGTATAGATGGTTTGAAGATAAAGAGGTGGAAGCATGA
- a CDS encoding TolC family protein: protein MTRYRWLAIAFVSTMMVANVSAQSKKSFTMNDLISISLESSPQVLAARDQSRAIKGQLSTARAIPNPEFEISTGQQRSATGPLTVGSVSSWAVTQPLDMPYTRFPRVNAAEANLRAAEATRVAFEVETISRVQQRFYELMRREAEQKAAEEDMSLTKQIRDRMQIRYDVGETARFELIRVQTEFLNAQITAESSKLRVEQARSQLRQAVGHQLPADYTVIAEQPKPEVLPSLTQLLNEVQSQSPELQKAKAEVEASESKLSFEKNSRLPRLAFKASQYNDPNFTDRLYGLQVSIPIWDFKGGQIAEAEANASKAKNQLNAQSQTLDQQMETAYKLYQMTSYQVKVLSQEVVQLAGSAQRIAEVSYRYGERGMLEYLDAQRTFRAARNDLIKARFDLASVVTEIQRLRASPEWLAKIESGMQ, encoded by the coding sequence ATGACGCGGTACCGATGGTTAGCGATTGCTTTTGTTAGCACCATGATGGTTGCAAATGTCAGCGCACAATCTAAAAAGTCATTCACTATGAATGACTTGATTTCCATCTCTTTAGAGTCCAGTCCTCAAGTCTTGGCTGCGCGAGATCAGTCCAGGGCAATTAAAGGACAGCTATCTACTGCAAGAGCCATCCCAAACCCAGAGTTTGAGATCAGCACTGGTCAGCAAAGATCCGCTACTGGACCTTTGACAGTAGGCAGCGTGTCTTCATGGGCGGTTACTCAGCCATTGGATATGCCCTACACCCGCTTCCCTCGAGTGAATGCAGCGGAGGCAAATTTACGTGCAGCCGAGGCAACACGTGTTGCATTTGAGGTTGAGACGATTTCCAGAGTTCAACAGCGCTTTTATGAATTAATGCGCCGTGAAGCAGAGCAAAAAGCTGCAGAAGAAGATATGAGTCTCACGAAGCAGATTCGGGATCGTATGCAAATTCGGTATGACGTTGGTGAGACAGCGCGCTTTGAATTAATTCGGGTGCAAACCGAATTTCTCAACGCACAAATTACAGCGGAGTCTAGTAAGTTGAGGGTAGAGCAGGCTCGTAGTCAATTACGCCAAGCAGTGGGTCATCAGTTACCTGCAGATTACACGGTGATAGCAGAGCAACCAAAGCCTGAGGTGTTGCCTTCACTAACACAGTTATTGAATGAGGTTCAAAGCCAGAGTCCTGAACTGCAAAAAGCAAAAGCAGAAGTAGAGGCTTCCGAGTCTAAGCTGAGCTTTGAAAAAAATTCTCGCTTACCTCGTTTAGCTTTCAAAGCCTCTCAATACAACGACCCAAACTTCACTGATCGTCTCTATGGTTTGCAAGTAAGTATTCCGATTTGGGACTTCAAAGGTGGACAGATTGCTGAGGCAGAAGCGAATGCTTCCAAAGCTAAAAACCAATTGAATGCGCAAAGCCAAACCTTAGATCAGCAAATGGAAACGGCTTACAAGCTGTACCAAATGACTAGCTATCAAGTAAAAGTTTTAAGTCAGGAAGTAGTGCAGTTGGCAGGCAGTGCGCAAAGGATTGCTGAGGTGTCTTATCGCTATGGCGAGCGCGGCATGTTGGAGTATTTAGATGCCCAAAGAACCTTTCGGGCAGCACGAAATGATTTGATTAAGGCACGTTTTGATTTAGCTTCTGTAGTCACTGAGATTCAAAGATTAAGAGCAAGTCCTGAGTGGCTTGCGAAGATAGAAAGTGGAATGCAATGA
- a CDS encoding universal stress protein: MMISEPMVKEMQLFQNSAFGYAVQALVIFGVLFGGFMKSRLALEETIAPAVVDTEVSDKQSNNVGGEVMNKVLIPVDDSNNALIALKHAVNMYGNDRQTQFHICNVQPTLYTHIRKFLSKQTINEWQADRAKTAAKSAAEFLEKAGVNFSFTYVTGDKGEALRDEAQRLDCNRIVIGTSKKNTLSRLFENSTTAKLLEISDIPVEVVTGKSLSTLERWGIPALGAGAATALMAAVID, from the coding sequence ATGATGATCTCAGAGCCAATGGTTAAGGAAATGCAGTTATTCCAAAACTCTGCATTTGGGTATGCCGTCCAAGCCCTTGTGATATTTGGTGTTTTGTTTGGTGGTTTCATGAAGAGTAGGTTGGCGCTGGAGGAGACAATTGCGCCAGCTGTAGTTGATACAGAAGTATCCGATAAGCAGTCCAATAACGTAGGAGGTGAAGTAATGAATAAAGTTCTCATCCCGGTTGATGATTCGAATAATGCTTTGATAGCCTTAAAACATGCGGTGAACATGTATGGCAACGATCGTCAAACGCAGTTTCATATCTGCAATGTGCAGCCTACTCTGTACACGCACATACGTAAGTTTTTGAGTAAGCAAACAATCAATGAGTGGCAAGCAGATCGCGCTAAAACTGCGGCGAAGTCAGCAGCCGAATTTCTGGAAAAAGCAGGCGTGAATTTCTCCTTTACTTATGTGACTGGCGATAAGGGAGAGGCTTTACGAGATGAAGCGCAGCGCTTAGATTGCAATCGTATTGTGATTGGAACCTCTAAGAAAAATACGCTCAGCCGCTTATTTGAAAACTCGACGACAGCAAAATTACTGGAAATCAGTGATATTCCTGTTGAGGTAGTGACTGGCAAGTCTTTATCTACGCTCGAGCGTTGGGGCATCCCTGCCTTAGGGGCGGGTGCAGCAACTGCCTTAATGGCAGCTGTGATTGATTAG
- a CDS encoding P-II family nitrogen regulator — MMEVKAVIRPNKLPALRTALMETPGFPGMTVTKVEGCSAPSKTSKANIKDELTDYSAKVRVEIICNDEAAEVLMDRIVTVCQTGQVGDGVVWCTPVPKAFFIAKSTG; from the coding sequence ATGATGGAAGTCAAGGCGGTGATTCGCCCAAATAAATTACCTGCTCTCAGAACGGCTCTCATGGAGACTCCTGGGTTTCCGGGGATGACAGTTACTAAGGTAGAGGGCTGTAGCGCGCCTTCAAAAACCAGTAAGGCGAATATCAAAGATGAGTTAACTGACTACTCAGCAAAAGTGAGAGTAGAGATTATTTGCAATGATGAAGCTGCTGAAGTGCTTATGGATCGTATCGTCACGGTATGTCAGACGGGCCAAGTGGGTGATGGTGTCGTGTGGTGCACTCCAGTACCAAAAGCATTCTTTATTGCTAAGTCAACTGGCTAA
- a CDS encoding CaiB/BaiF CoA-transferase family protein has protein sequence MEPLAKLKVVEMGQLIAGPFAAKTLADFGADVIKIEPPKVGDALRKWRLLKDGTSVWWQVQSRNKRSLSLDLRQIEAQDIVRTLVKEADVLIENFRPGTLEGWGLDPEKLLELNPKLIVLRISGYGQTGPYKDKPGFGVVAEAMGGLRHLTAEPGRVPVRVGISIGDTLASLHGVIGILLALQERHISGKGQIIDIALYEAVFNCMESLLPEYSAFGEVRQAAGSALPGIAPTNAYQCADGGYVLVAGNGDSIFKRLMTVIGRDDLGNDPQLENNDGRVKRVAELDHAIGEWTKTVSTAQALEALDAVAVPAGRIYTVADIASDPHYKARENIQTIQMQDGSKLDVPGVIPKLSRTPGSIKTLAPDIGQNTDEILKSIGLTNDQVASLKERGIAFTK, from the coding sequence ATGGAGCCGTTAGCAAAGTTAAAGGTGGTTGAAATGGGGCAGCTAATTGCTGGGCCATTTGCCGCTAAAACATTGGCTGATTTTGGGGCTGATGTCATTAAGATCGAGCCACCTAAAGTTGGAGATGCATTGCGTAAGTGGCGACTATTAAAAGATGGCACATCTGTTTGGTGGCAAGTGCAGTCACGTAATAAACGTTCCCTCTCTTTGGACTTAAGGCAAATAGAAGCGCAGGACATCGTCAGAACTTTAGTTAAAGAAGCGGATGTATTAATTGAAAACTTTCGTCCTGGAACATTAGAAGGTTGGGGTCTTGATCCGGAAAAATTACTTGAGCTCAATCCGAAGTTGATTGTTCTTCGTATTAGTGGTTACGGACAAACTGGTCCTTATAAAGATAAACCGGGCTTTGGTGTGGTAGCAGAAGCCATGGGTGGCTTACGTCATCTCACTGCTGAGCCTGGCAGGGTGCCAGTTCGTGTAGGTATCAGTATTGGCGATACCTTGGCCTCTTTGCATGGCGTGATTGGTATTTTGTTGGCGCTGCAAGAGCGACACATTAGTGGCAAAGGTCAAATTATTGATATCGCTTTATATGAGGCGGTATTTAACTGCATGGAGAGTCTCCTGCCTGAGTACAGTGCGTTTGGTGAAGTTCGACAAGCAGCAGGCAGTGCCTTGCCAGGCATAGCTCCAACCAACGCCTATCAGTGCGCAGACGGCGGCTACGTATTGGTTGCTGGGAACGGCGATAGTATTTTCAAACGCTTGATGACTGTGATTGGCCGCGATGATTTGGGCAATGATCCGCAATTAGAGAATAACGATGGTCGCGTGAAGCGAGTGGCTGAGTTGGATCATGCAATTGGTGAATGGACTAAAACAGTAAGCACTGCGCAGGCATTAGAGGCTCTCGATGCAGTGGCTGTGCCGGCGGGGCGGATTTATACCGTTGCTGATATCGCTAGCGATCCACATTACAAAGCCAGGGAGAATATTCAGACTATTCAGATGCAAGATGGATCTAAGCTTGATGTGCCTGGAGTTATTCCCAAGCTATCTCGCACACCAGGCTCTATTAAGACACTTGCTCCGGATATCGGTCAGAACACTGATGAGATCTTAAAGAGTATCGGTCTAACCAACGATCAAGTCGCTTCTTTAAAAGAGCGCGGCATTGCATTTACGAAATAA
- a CDS encoding LysR family transcriptional regulator: MKSPLNPARVDFVTLKLFCAIVQSGSITKGANECNLALSAASRRISEFEETVGMALLDRSVKGVTLTHAGHAVMQHALRLFQGFEQLSNELSEYSKGVKGHVRLWANMSALTEFLPSALASFLKDYPEIQVEVEEQLSGDIVRALMDGIADIGVFAEGPITTGLETHIMGKDQLVIACSKDHPLSKRKSISFEECLAYDFVGLNRGSSLLELTSRSAEKLGKQMSLRIQVRSYDAMCQMIAVNLGIGVLPIQACAAQIKAMGLKTVQLEDAWAKRNLLVATKAGINHSPATKLLSHHLLG, translated from the coding sequence ATGAAATCGCCGCTAAACCCCGCCAGAGTTGACTTTGTTACCCTCAAGCTCTTCTGCGCCATCGTCCAGTCCGGCAGCATTACTAAGGGCGCAAATGAGTGCAACCTAGCCCTGTCAGCAGCCAGCAGACGGATATCTGAGTTTGAGGAAACTGTCGGCATGGCGCTTCTGGATCGATCCGTCAAAGGCGTCACTCTGACGCATGCAGGCCACGCCGTAATGCAACATGCTTTGCGCTTGTTTCAGGGTTTTGAACAACTCAGCAATGAATTGAGTGAATACTCTAAAGGCGTTAAGGGTCATGTAAGACTTTGGGCCAATATGTCCGCCTTAACGGAGTTTCTGCCATCAGCATTAGCAAGCTTTTTAAAAGACTATCCAGAAATACAGGTTGAAGTGGAAGAGCAACTCAGCGGAGATATCGTAAGAGCCCTGATGGATGGCATTGCGGATATCGGTGTATTTGCTGAAGGCCCCATCACCACCGGATTAGAAACTCACATCATGGGCAAAGATCAGCTGGTGATTGCCTGCAGCAAGGATCATCCTTTAAGCAAAAGAAAAAGTATTTCATTTGAAGAATGTCTTGCATATGATTTTGTAGGGCTTAATCGAGGTAGCTCACTTCTTGAACTCACTTCACGTAGCGCCGAGAAATTAGGCAAGCAAATGAGTTTACGTATCCAGGTTCGTAGCTACGATGCGATGTGCCAGATGATTGCTGTCAATCTAGGGATTGGTGTGTTACCTATTCAGGCATGCGCTGCTCAAATCAAAGCCATGGGCTTGAAGACTGTTCAATTAGAAGATGCATGGGCAAAACGCAACTTATTGGTAGCAACCAAGGCGGGAATTAACCATTCCCCGGCAACCAAACTACTCAGCCATCACCTGCTGGGGTAA
- a CDS encoding isochorismatase family protein: MVKISPTRSTLVFIDLQSRLMPAIHQREDVLKQCIRIAQIAKLLDIPIIGTEQSPQSLGHNVDAITQYCETTVAKEHFDACQDGLINALSKNREQLILAGCETHVCVMQTALELLRQNFKVSILVDAIGSRRSLDRDIALHRLGSAGASLLTVEMLAFEWLGSASNESFKKALEIIKS, encoded by the coding sequence ATGGTGAAAATCTCCCCAACCCGTTCAACGCTTGTTTTCATTGACTTACAAAGTCGATTAATGCCTGCTATTCATCAAAGGGAAGATGTTCTCAAACAATGCATCAGGATCGCTCAGATCGCCAAGCTATTAGACATCCCCATCATTGGCACTGAACAAAGCCCCCAAAGCCTGGGTCACAACGTTGATGCAATTACCCAATATTGCGAAACGACAGTAGCGAAAGAGCATTTTGATGCTTGCCAAGACGGACTAATCAATGCGCTATCCAAAAATAGAGAGCAACTGATTTTGGCGGGATGCGAGACTCACGTATGCGTCATGCAAACTGCTCTAGAACTCTTGCGGCAGAACTTTAAGGTTTCGATTTTGGTTGATGCAATTGGCTCACGTCGTTCTCTTGATCGAGATATTGCTCTGCATCGACTTGGCTCAGCCGGAGCTTCTCTTCTTACGGTTGAGATGCTGGCTTTTGAATGGCTAGGAAGCGCCTCTAATGAATCATTTAAAAAAGCATTAGAGATTATTAAATCGTAA
- a CDS encoding efflux RND transporter periplasmic adaptor subunit: protein MNQELAVILKKIKVWKTFLVRKIKFHSKELFGQVIQTQNQLYAQAHQWLGEHVPAITGRYDKSPSWFKNGLFYLPWFCAFTIVLNYFNVFDRSPAIKSVQDPNVVIVNEDLHKMITDGKAQVSPFVEELRASGRIDFNELYLSRIGANVTGRVSEILAVPGQIVKQGDILAKITSTELTQSQLSYLKAKSASQLADQAANRAKILYKEDVIALAELQRREAEASSAKAEFRAANDQLRVQGMDQTSIDRLAKSGVIESINNVIATIPGEIVERKINKGQVVQPADALFTVADLSSLWAISEVPESNSYLIRKGQKASVIIPALRNQDIEGVVAHVDSIVNPQTRTVVVRMELANKEGQIKPGMLATMLIESQPVDKLVVPLGAIVREDNHDHVFVRLDDDTYRMVPVKLGPEGKGYRPVISGLKEGQEIAITGAYHLNTERKRQLSGG from the coding sequence ATGAACCAAGAGTTAGCGGTGATTCTGAAAAAGATCAAGGTCTGGAAAACCTTTTTGGTCCGAAAGATTAAATTCCACTCAAAGGAATTGTTCGGCCAAGTTATTCAGACCCAAAACCAGCTATATGCTCAGGCCCATCAATGGCTTGGCGAGCATGTGCCTGCTATTACTGGTCGCTATGACAAATCCCCATCATGGTTTAAAAATGGGTTGTTTTATCTGCCTTGGTTCTGTGCGTTCACCATTGTTCTAAATTACTTCAACGTATTTGATAGAAGTCCTGCCATTAAATCTGTGCAAGATCCCAATGTGGTTATCGTCAATGAAGATTTACATAAGATGATTACGGACGGCAAAGCTCAGGTATCTCCGTTTGTTGAGGAGTTACGCGCCTCAGGCCGAATTGATTTTAATGAGCTTTATCTTTCTCGAATTGGCGCTAACGTTACTGGCCGAGTTTCAGAGATTCTGGCCGTACCTGGTCAGATCGTGAAGCAGGGCGATATCTTGGCAAAAATTACCTCTACTGAGTTGACTCAGTCCCAACTTTCGTATTTGAAAGCGAAGAGCGCCAGTCAGCTGGCTGATCAAGCTGCCAATCGTGCAAAAATTCTTTACAAAGAGGACGTGATTGCTCTGGCAGAACTGCAAAGGCGTGAAGCTGAGGCAAGTAGCGCAAAAGCAGAGTTCCGTGCCGCCAATGATCAATTACGAGTGCAGGGCATGGATCAAACTAGCATCGATCGACTTGCTAAATCCGGTGTGATTGAATCTATTAATAATGTGATTGCCACAATTCCTGGAGAAATCGTAGAGCGCAAGATTAATAAAGGTCAGGTAGTGCAACCTGCTGACGCCTTATTTACTGTTGCTGATCTCAGCTCGCTCTGGGCAATCTCTGAGGTGCCAGAAAGTAATTCATATTTAATCCGTAAGGGTCAAAAAGCTTCAGTCATTATTCCAGCACTGCGCAATCAAGATATTGAAGGCGTGGTCGCTCATGTGGATTCGATTGTTAATCCACAAACCCGTACTGTGGTGGTACGGATGGAGCTGGCAAATAAAGAAGGGCAAATTAAACCTGGCATGTTGGCAACCATGTTGATTGAGAGTCAGCCGGTGGATAAATTAGTAGTACCTTTGGGCGCCATTGTTCGCGAAGATAATCATGATCACGTTTTCGTGAGACTGGATGACGATACTTATCGCATGGTGCCCGTTAAGCTTGGTCCAGAAGGCAAGGGCTATCGCCCTGTGATTTCAGGGCTCAAAGAAGGTCAAGAAATTGCCATTACAGGCGCCTATCACTTAAACACAGAGCGTAAGCGTCAGCTGAGTGGCGGATAA
- a CDS encoding universal stress protein: MKVLLPVDGSKSSLNAAKYVAKMAKNSRSSVTVTLVSVHDDIGLGHVKQFVAKNVVDDYLREVSEKELKPAQKVLDAAGVKHNMAIKRGQISSEIITLANKDKVDMIVMGVKGRSGILDVLVGSVAQRVSSSAKQPVLLVK; encoded by the coding sequence ATGAAAGTACTACTTCCTGTGGATGGCTCTAAATCCTCATTGAATGCCGCTAAATATGTTGCCAAAATGGCCAAGAACTCTCGCAGCTCTGTAACTGTGACTCTGGTCAGCGTTCACGATGACATTGGTCTTGGCCACGTTAAACAATTCGTAGCCAAAAACGTAGTTGATGACTACCTACGCGAAGTAAGCGAAAAAGAATTAAAACCAGCGCAAAAAGTATTGGATGCAGCTGGGGTTAAACACAATATGGCTATTAAACGCGGTCAGATCTCATCAGAAATCATTACCCTGGCTAATAAAGACAAAGTAGATATGATTGTGATGGGTGTTAAAGGTCGCAGTGGTATTTTGGATGTTCTGGTTGGTTCAGTTGCTCAGCGTGTTTCTAGCTCAGCAAAGCAGCCTGTTTTATTAGTAAAGTAA